From one Leifsonia sp. 1010 genomic stretch:
- a CDS encoding MurT ligase domain-containing protein: MRYRLAVIAGRLARWLLRLRGGGSAVPGRVALAIAPKFLERAVSRLPLGVVFVSGSNGKSTTTNMLTAILREHGLDVFTNPSGGNLPQGIASALLADVPLDGYVRGDVGVIEVDEAYGVDLARVLKPRGSLLLNVQIDQLNRFFEPTRVIGMLRSIAEGSSEFVVVNADDDSLARVGAELAAQGRDVSTFAVAPSIIESSPNGLANVKDLTGAAAGALPIPSVFVSKLEVQSAQLTIGGENVRIGLPARGLHYAVDAAGATAMARRLLGDRFQPNAVVAAMAALRTVYGRGETLHVGDEDIEIIMMKNPPSLQLNLDYLSESPEQVFVSVDEGTPDPSWVYDIDLSKLTHVDVVSGTKAWQFATRFAYAGIDVDQVVPELKPALQAFLALPKPSRGTKTMIVNYEQMMLIRKQLGFLDLEGGER, encoded by the coding sequence GTGCGCTACCGACTGGCGGTCATCGCCGGCCGCCTCGCCCGCTGGCTTCTGCGCCTGCGGGGAGGCGGCTCCGCGGTCCCCGGCCGTGTCGCGCTGGCCATCGCTCCGAAGTTCCTGGAGCGTGCGGTCAGCCGCCTTCCGCTCGGCGTCGTGTTCGTGTCCGGCTCGAACGGCAAGTCCACGACGACGAACATGCTCACCGCGATCCTGCGCGAGCACGGTCTCGACGTGTTCACGAACCCGTCCGGCGGCAACCTCCCGCAGGGCATCGCGTCCGCGCTGCTCGCCGACGTGCCGCTCGACGGCTACGTCCGCGGCGACGTCGGTGTGATCGAGGTGGATGAGGCCTACGGCGTCGACCTCGCGCGCGTGCTGAAGCCGCGCGGCTCGCTGCTGCTCAACGTCCAGATCGACCAGCTGAACCGCTTCTTCGAACCGACTCGCGTGATCGGGATGCTGCGCTCCATCGCCGAGGGCTCTTCGGAGTTCGTTGTCGTGAACGCGGACGACGACAGCCTCGCCCGGGTGGGCGCCGAGCTGGCCGCGCAGGGGCGCGACGTCTCCACGTTCGCCGTCGCGCCGTCCATCATCGAGTCGTCGCCCAATGGGCTGGCCAACGTCAAGGACCTGACGGGCGCGGCCGCCGGCGCTCTGCCCATCCCCTCGGTGTTCGTCAGTAAGCTCGAAGTGCAGAGCGCCCAGCTGACCATCGGCGGCGAGAACGTCCGCATCGGCCTGCCCGCCCGCGGTCTGCACTACGCGGTGGATGCGGCGGGCGCGACCGCGATGGCGCGTCGGTTGCTCGGCGACCGCTTCCAGCCGAACGCCGTCGTCGCCGCGATGGCGGCCCTCCGCACGGTCTACGGCCGCGGGGAGACGCTGCACGTCGGCGACGAGGACATCGAGATCATCATGATGAAGAACCCGCCGAGCCTCCAGCTCAACCTCGACTACCTGAGCGAGTCGCCGGAGCAGGTGTTCGTCTCGGTCGACGAGGGCACGCCCGACCCGTCGTGGGTGTACGACATCGACCTCTCGAAGCTGACCCATGTGGATGTGGTGTCCGGCACGAAGGCGTGGCAGTTCGCGACGCGCTTCGCCTACGCGGGCATCGACGTCGACCAGGTCGTGCCGGAACTGAAGCCCGCGCTGCAGGCGTTCCTGGCGCTGCCGAAGCCGTCGCGCGGCACCAAGACGATGATCGTCAACTACGAGCAGATGATGCTCATCCGCAAGCAGCTCGGCTTCCTCGACCTGGAGGGCGGCGAGCGATGA
- a CDS encoding alanine racemase C-terminal domain-containing protein: MTPGTGVRRRAHIDLSVIRSTAAAALASLPDCTADLRADAYGHGLIPVARALTDAGVGGFLVSRVEDAAAIADEGLPVEATVGSRQPASTPAGALLGPELLGLDADRASAPAMRLEGEVIAVKRVPADRGVSYGYTYRTARPSTLVLVALGYADGILRVASNKAPVKVGDTVGRITGRIAMDQFVVDIGDDSAEPGDPVILFGDPDRGEPTVRDWADALGVAAPVITSRLGRRIERTYSA; the protein is encoded by the coding sequence ATGACACCAGGAACGGGTGTGCGCAGACGCGCCCACATCGACCTCTCCGTCATCCGCTCGACGGCAGCCGCGGCCCTCGCATCGCTCCCCGACTGCACCGCCGATCTCCGCGCCGACGCGTACGGACACGGGCTCATCCCCGTGGCTCGTGCGCTGACGGATGCGGGGGTCGGCGGTTTTCTCGTCTCCCGGGTCGAGGATGCCGCCGCCATCGCCGACGAGGGCCTGCCCGTCGAGGCGACCGTCGGCAGCCGCCAGCCCGCGTCCACGCCCGCAGGCGCCCTCCTCGGTCCTGAACTCCTCGGGCTCGACGCCGACCGCGCGTCCGCCCCAGCCATGCGCCTCGAGGGCGAGGTCATCGCTGTCAAGCGCGTCCCCGCCGATCGCGGCGTCTCCTACGGCTACACGTACCGCACCGCCCGGCCGAGCACCCTCGTGCTGGTCGCACTCGGCTACGCCGACGGCATCCTGCGTGTCGCCTCCAACAAGGCGCCCGTGAAGGTCGGCGACACCGTCGGCCGCATCACCGGACGGATCGCCATGGACCAGTTCGTCGTCGACATCGGCGACGACTCCGCCGAGCCCGGCGACCCCGTCATCCTGTTCGGCGACCCAGACCGCGGAGAACCGACCGTGCGGGACTGGGCGGATGCGCTGGGCGTCGCCGCTCCGGTCATCACGAGCCGGCTGGGCCGGCGCATCGAGAGGACGTACAGCGCGTGA
- a CDS encoding cobyric acid synthase, which yields MTVLRILHLYPAELGINGDAGNVLALAERARWRGVDVDVVEHAPGAELPTAVDLVHIGSGPLSAQRAVHEDVLRIAPQLRQWRDAGVPFVAIAGGWQLLGTQLETPEGEVLAGAAVYPTRAALGSKRHVGEIVVRLADGTTIAGFENHSARTVLDGAEPLGRVVRGTGNDGSVEGVLVGSSIGTHLHGPLLPMNPVLADRLLSTALRGELPPVPQTERVDRYATNARRAIADRLGVSL from the coding sequence ATGACCGTGCTGCGCATCCTGCACCTGTACCCGGCCGAACTCGGGATCAACGGCGACGCGGGCAACGTGCTCGCGCTGGCAGAACGTGCCCGTTGGCGCGGAGTCGACGTGGATGTCGTCGAGCACGCTCCCGGCGCGGAGCTTCCTACCGCCGTGGACCTCGTCCACATCGGCTCCGGTCCGCTGTCGGCACAGCGCGCCGTCCACGAGGACGTTCTCCGGATCGCGCCGCAGCTGCGCCAATGGCGGGATGCCGGGGTGCCGTTCGTGGCGATCGCCGGTGGCTGGCAGCTGCTCGGTACCCAGCTCGAGACCCCGGAGGGCGAGGTGCTCGCGGGAGCCGCCGTCTACCCGACGCGCGCAGCGCTCGGCAGCAAGCGGCACGTCGGCGAGATCGTGGTGCGCCTCGCGGACGGCACGACGATCGCCGGTTTCGAGAATCACTCGGCCCGCACCGTCCTCGACGGTGCCGAGCCGCTCGGCCGCGTCGTGCGCGGCACGGGCAACGACGGCTCGGTGGAGGGCGTCCTGGTCGGATCCTCGATCGGCACCCACCTGCACGGTCCGCTGCTGCCGATGAACCCCGTCCTGGCCGACCGCCTGCTCAGCACCGCGCTGCGCGGCGAGCTGCCGCCGGTGCCGCAGACGGAGCGCGTCGACCGCTACGCGACCAACGCGCGGCGCGCGATCGCGGACCGCCTCGGCGTCTCCCTCTGA
- a CDS encoding alkaline phosphatase family protein — MLPAAFTTRASLATVLPSSLAALSGETNDLGLPRMEHVVVIVVDGLGAAALRARAGHARTLAPLLGKTTTIDAGFPTTTAAALATLTTGTTPGKHGLVGYRVRDGAGRLTNQLTGWDERMDPATWQRSTTVFERAAEQGVRPRAIALPKFAGTGFTAAVLRGAEFVGVQSMADRFAAAADVLATAGPGLTYLYVAELDQLAHARGWESPEWTAALETLDALVADFARRLGPGRGALLTADHGAVDVPESGHILYDTAPELLQDLADIAGEPRLLHLYVEDGASPVAVAERWRDAEGDRSWVATRAEAVDAGWFGERVDPEVAPRIGDVLVAARKRIAYYDGRDPQRTGRNMVGQHGSLTPEETRVPLLRFGAAG, encoded by the coding sequence ATGCTACCGGCCGCGTTCACGACGAGAGCGAGCCTCGCCACGGTTCTGCCGAGTTCGCTCGCCGCGCTCTCCGGCGAGACGAACGACCTGGGACTGCCGCGGATGGAGCATGTCGTCGTCATCGTGGTGGACGGGCTCGGCGCCGCCGCCCTCCGCGCCCGCGCCGGGCACGCGAGGACGCTCGCCCCGCTGCTCGGGAAGACGACGACGATCGACGCGGGCTTCCCGACGACGACGGCCGCTGCCCTGGCCACATTGACCACGGGGACGACGCCCGGCAAGCACGGCCTGGTCGGCTACCGCGTGCGCGACGGCGCCGGCCGTCTGACCAACCAGTTGACCGGCTGGGACGAGCGGATGGATCCGGCGACCTGGCAGCGCTCGACCACGGTGTTCGAGCGGGCCGCGGAGCAGGGCGTCCGCCCGCGCGCGATCGCGCTCCCGAAGTTCGCGGGCACGGGATTCACCGCGGCCGTGCTGCGCGGAGCGGAGTTCGTCGGCGTGCAGTCGATGGCCGACCGGTTCGCCGCGGCGGCCGACGTGCTGGCGACCGCGGGGCCGGGCCTCACCTATCTCTACGTCGCCGAACTCGACCAGCTGGCGCACGCCCGCGGCTGGGAGTCGCCGGAGTGGACGGCCGCCCTGGAGACCCTGGATGCGCTGGTCGCCGACTTCGCCCGCCGCCTCGGCCCGGGCCGCGGCGCACTGCTGACGGCCGATCACGGCGCGGTGGATGTGCCGGAAAGCGGCCACATCCTGTACGACACCGCGCCCGAGCTGCTGCAGGACCTGGCGGACATCGCCGGCGAGCCCCGCCTGCTCCACCTCTACGTCGAGGACGGCGCCTCTCCGGTTGCCGTCGCCGAGCGCTGGCGCGACGCCGAAGGCGACCGGTCGTGGGTGGCGACGCGTGCCGAGGCGGTGGACGCGGGCTGGTTCGGCGAGCGGGTCGATCCCGAGGTCGCGCCGCGGATCGGGGATGTGCTGGTCGCCGCACGCAAGCGCATCGCGTACTACGACGGCCGCGACCCGCAGCGGACCGGCCGCAACATGGTCGGCCAGCACGGCTCGCTCACGCCGGAGGAGACGCGGGTTCCGCTGCTGCGGTTCGGAGCGGCAGGCTGA
- a CDS encoding DNA topoisomerase IV subunit B, translating to MASSDYSARHLSVLEGLEAVRKRPGMYIGSTDSRGLMHCLWEIIDNSVDEALAGHGSDIEVILHADDSVEVRDRARGIPVDIEPKTGLSGVEVVFTKLHAGGKFGSGSYAASGGLHGVGASVVNALSERLDVEVDRDGKTWAMSFHRGEPGTFDDKKGEPGPDSPFTPFVSGSELRVVGRVAKGVTGTRIRYWADRQIFTKGAEFSTDDLVGRARQTAFLVPGLSISIDDKRPGTDGAETGRATFRYEGGISEFVDFLAPDSPITDTWRLTGDGHFTETVPVLSETGAMLPTELRRDCQVDIALRWGTGYDTVMRSFVNIIATPKGGSHQAGFDQGMLKFLRQQVEQNARRLKAGNDKLEKDDVMAGLTAVLTVRLPEPQFEGQTKEILGTPAVRAIVANVVQKAMAERFGSSKRDDKAQSALVLDKVVAEMKSRISARAHKETQRRKNALETSSLPAKLVDCRSNDVANSELFIVEGDSALGTARRARDSEYQALLPIRGKILNVQKASISDMLSNAECAAIIQVIGAGSGRSFDLSVARYGKVIIMSDADVDGAHIRTLLLTLFFRYMRPMIEEGRVFAAVPPLHRVVVVNPGSKPNETIYTYSEAELQAVLADLKKRGKKYQEPIQRYKGLGEMDADQLATTTMDRAHRTLRRVRVPDAEAANRVFELLMGNDVAPRKEFIIAGADDLSRSRIDA from the coding sequence GTGGCGAGTTCGGACTATTCGGCCAGGCACCTCTCGGTGCTCGAGGGGCTGGAGGCCGTGCGCAAGCGCCCGGGCATGTACATCGGCTCCACCGACTCCCGCGGCCTGATGCACTGCCTGTGGGAGATCATCGACAACTCGGTGGATGAGGCTCTCGCCGGTCACGGGTCCGACATCGAGGTCATCCTGCACGCCGACGACAGCGTCGAGGTGCGCGACCGCGCCCGCGGCATCCCGGTCGACATCGAGCCGAAGACCGGACTCTCGGGCGTCGAGGTCGTCTTCACCAAGCTGCACGCCGGCGGGAAGTTCGGCAGCGGGTCGTACGCGGCCTCCGGTGGCCTGCACGGCGTCGGCGCCTCGGTCGTCAACGCCCTGTCGGAGCGCCTCGACGTCGAGGTCGACCGCGACGGCAAGACGTGGGCCATGTCCTTCCACCGGGGCGAGCCCGGCACCTTCGACGACAAGAAGGGCGAGCCGGGACCGGACAGCCCGTTCACACCGTTCGTCAGCGGCAGCGAGCTGCGGGTCGTCGGCAGGGTGGCGAAGGGTGTGACCGGTACGCGCATCCGCTATTGGGCCGACCGCCAGATCTTCACCAAGGGCGCCGAGTTCTCGACGGACGACCTCGTCGGGCGCGCCCGGCAGACGGCGTTCCTCGTCCCCGGCCTCTCCATCTCCATCGACGACAAGCGGCCGGGAACGGACGGCGCGGAGACGGGCCGCGCGACTTTCCGCTACGAGGGCGGCATCTCGGAGTTCGTCGACTTCCTCGCGCCGGACAGCCCCATCACGGACACCTGGCGGCTCACCGGCGATGGGCACTTCACCGAGACCGTTCCCGTGCTGTCGGAGACCGGCGCCATGCTGCCCACCGAGCTGAGACGAGACTGCCAGGTCGACATCGCACTGCGCTGGGGCACCGGATACGACACGGTCATGCGCAGCTTCGTCAACATCATCGCGACGCCGAAGGGCGGCAGCCACCAGGCCGGGTTCGACCAGGGGATGCTCAAGTTCCTCCGCCAGCAGGTGGAGCAGAACGCGCGCCGGCTGAAGGCCGGGAACGACAAGCTCGAGAAGGACGACGTCATGGCCGGTCTCACGGCCGTCCTCACCGTCCGCCTCCCGGAGCCGCAGTTCGAGGGCCAGACCAAGGAGATCCTCGGTACTCCCGCCGTGCGTGCGATCGTCGCCAACGTCGTCCAGAAGGCCATGGCCGAGCGGTTCGGGTCGTCGAAGCGCGACGACAAAGCGCAGTCGGCCCTCGTGCTCGACAAGGTCGTCGCCGAGATGAAGTCCCGGATCTCCGCGCGCGCCCACAAGGAGACGCAGCGCAGGAAGAACGCGCTGGAGACCTCCTCCCTCCCCGCGAAGCTGGTCGACTGCCGCTCCAACGACGTCGCCAACAGCGAGCTGTTCATCGTCGAGGGCGACTCCGCGCTCGGCACCGCCCGGCGGGCGCGAGACAGCGAGTACCAGGCGCTGCTGCCCATCCGCGGCAAGATCCTGAACGTGCAGAAGGCATCGATCTCGGACATGCTGTCGAACGCCGAGTGCGCGGCGATCATCCAGGTCATCGGCGCCGGCTCCGGTCGCAGTTTCGATCTGTCGGTCGCCCGGTACGGCAAGGTCATCATCATGTCGGATGCGGATGTCGACGGCGCGCACATCCGGACGCTGCTGCTGACGCTGTTCTTCCGCTACATGCGGCCGATGATCGAGGAGGGCCGCGTCTTCGCCGCGGTGCCGCCGCTGCATCGCGTCGTGGTCGTCAACCCCGGGTCGAAGCCGAACGAGACGATCTACACGTACTCGGAGGCGGAGCTGCAGGCGGTGCTCGCGGACCTCAAGAAGCGCGGCAAGAAGTACCAGGAGCCCATCCAGCGGTACAAGGGACTCGGCGAGATGGATGCGGACCAGCTGGCGACCACGACGATGGATCGCGCCCACCGCACCCTGCGCCGGGTGCGTGTCCCCGACGCCGAGGCGGCGAACCGCGTCTTCGAGCTGCTGATGGGCAACGACGTCGCCCCGCGCAAGGAGTTCATCATCGCGGGCGCCGACGACCTCAGCCGGTCGCGCATCGACGCCTAG
- the alr gene encoding alanine racemase → MTIVDAVAEPLPRAVIDLAAVRHNVAHLTRLIAPAQTMLAVKADAYGHGLLPVAEAGLEAGATSLAVLEIPAGLVLRRAGVTVPVLAWLHGQDTDWRAGIEADIELGISAVWQLEAIAAAGADRPAVVHLKVDTGLSRNGATREEWPGLIRAALDLQERGIVRIRAAWSHLADASLADDEAALAEFRSAVVQAERLGASFQVLHLAASSAGIRMPEARFDFVRFGIAAYGFSPFDDSSGGELGLIPAMRLEAPVTEVHVGGTTHARLGIGYADGVPTLGIAKTSIQLNGRRCPVIEVAADSMLVDAGAHRVEVGDTAILFGPGTDGEPTAEKYADWAETIADEMITGVATRVPRVYVN, encoded by the coding sequence GTGACCATCGTGGACGCCGTCGCCGAGCCGCTCCCCCGCGCCGTCATCGACCTCGCCGCAGTGCGGCACAACGTCGCCCACCTGACGCGACTGATCGCGCCGGCGCAGACCATGCTCGCCGTGAAAGCGGACGCCTACGGCCACGGACTCCTCCCGGTCGCCGAGGCGGGACTCGAGGCCGGGGCGACCTCGCTCGCCGTGCTGGAGATCCCGGCCGGGCTCGTCCTCCGGCGCGCGGGTGTCACCGTCCCGGTGCTCGCCTGGCTGCACGGCCAGGACACCGACTGGCGCGCGGGCATCGAGGCCGACATCGAGCTCGGCATCTCAGCCGTGTGGCAGCTGGAGGCCATCGCCGCGGCGGGTGCCGACCGTCCCGCGGTGGTGCATCTGAAGGTGGATACGGGCCTCAGTCGCAACGGCGCCACCCGTGAGGAGTGGCCGGGTCTCATCCGTGCCGCCCTCGACCTGCAGGAGCGCGGCATCGTCCGCATCCGTGCCGCCTGGTCCCATCTGGCCGACGCCTCGCTCGCCGACGACGAGGCCGCCCTGGCCGAGTTCCGCTCCGCGGTCGTCCAGGCGGAGCGCCTGGGAGCATCGTTCCAGGTGCTGCACCTGGCCGCGAGCTCCGCGGGCATCCGGATGCCGGAGGCGCGCTTCGACTTCGTGCGCTTCGGCATCGCCGCGTACGGTTTCTCCCCCTTCGACGACTCGAGCGGCGGCGAGCTGGGCCTCATCCCCGCGATGCGACTGGAGGCTCCCGTCACCGAGGTGCACGTCGGCGGTACGACGCACGCCCGGCTCGGGATCGGCTACGCCGACGGCGTTCCGACACTGGGAATCGCCAAGACATCCATTCAGCTGAACGGCCGCCGCTGCCCCGTCATCGAGGTCGCCGCCGACAGCATGCTGGTGGATGCGGGCGCGCACCGCGTCGAGGTCGGCGACACCGCGATCCTGTTCGGCCCGGGCACGGATGGCGAGCCCACCGCCGAGAAGTACGCCGACTGGGCGGAGACGATCGCCGACGAGATGATCACCGGCGTCGCGACCCGGGTCCCCCGCGTTTACGTCAACTGA
- a CDS encoding RNA polymerase sigma factor: MATRAATKTRDAEVEVEETVTVAADETAKPARKTAAKAAPKKAATKTAAKKQTASSKAKGSAADDDEEIDDDAEVEIDVEDVAVVADDDAVADDADDAETTEEADSDDADGDETEGKTPAITIPVGDIPLPTDALVLRAVDEDDDIPVYSSTITGATADPVKDYLKQIGKVPLLNAAEEVELAMRIEAGLFAEDKLANTPNLSKELERELKWVARDGQRAKSHLLGANLRLVVSLAKRYTGRGMQFLDLIQEGNLGLIRAVEKFDYTKGFKFSTYATWWIRQAITRAMADQARTIRIPVHMVEVINKLARVQRQMLQDLGREPTPEELSKELDMTPEKVIEVQKYGREPISLHTPLGEDGDSEFGDLIEDTEAVVPADAVGFTMLQKQLESLLDSLSEREAGVIRMRFGLGDGMPKTLDQIGDTFGVTRERIRQIESKTMAKLRHPSRSQSLRDYLE; encoded by the coding sequence ATGGCAACCCGTGCAGCAACGAAGACCCGCGATGCGGAGGTCGAGGTCGAAGAGACCGTGACCGTCGCCGCGGACGAGACGGCGAAGCCCGCCAGGAAGACCGCCGCGAAGGCGGCTCCGAAGAAGGCTGCGACGAAGACGGCTGCGAAGAAGCAGACCGCGTCGAGCAAGGCGAAGGGCAGTGCGGCGGACGACGACGAGGAGATCGACGACGACGCCGAGGTCGAGATCGACGTGGAGGACGTGGCCGTCGTCGCGGACGACGACGCGGTGGCGGACGACGCCGACGACGCGGAGACGACCGAGGAGGCCGACTCCGACGACGCCGACGGCGACGAGACCGAGGGCAAGACGCCCGCGATCACCATCCCGGTCGGCGACATCCCGCTGCCGACGGACGCGCTCGTTCTGCGCGCCGTCGACGAGGACGACGACATCCCCGTCTACTCCTCGACGATCACGGGCGCCACGGCCGACCCGGTCAAGGACTACCTGAAGCAGATCGGCAAGGTCCCGCTGCTGAACGCGGCCGAAGAGGTCGAGCTCGCCATGCGCATCGAGGCCGGTCTGTTCGCCGAAGACAAGCTCGCGAACACCCCGAACCTGAGCAAGGAGCTGGAGCGCGAGCTGAAGTGGGTCGCCCGCGACGGCCAGCGCGCGAAGAGCCACCTGCTCGGCGCGAACCTGCGCCTCGTGGTCAGCCTCGCCAAGCGCTACACCGGTCGCGGCATGCAGTTCCTCGACCTCATCCAGGAGGGAAACCTGGGCCTCATCCGTGCCGTCGAGAAGTTCGACTACACGAAGGGCTTCAAGTTCTCGACCTACGCGACGTGGTGGATCCGTCAGGCGATCACTCGCGCGATGGCGGACCAGGCGCGGACCATCCGCATCCCGGTCCACATGGTGGAGGTCATCAACAAGCTGGCCCGCGTGCAGCGCCAGATGCTGCAGGACCTGGGCCGCGAGCCCACCCCCGAGGAGCTGTCGAAGGAACTCGACATGACCCCGGAGAAGGTCATCGAGGTGCAGAAGTACGGCCGCGAGCCCATCTCGCTCCACACCCCGCTGGGTGAGGACGGCGACAGTGAGTTCGGCGACCTGATCGAGGACACCGAGGCGGTCGTCCCGGCCGACGCGGTGGGCTTCACGATGCTGCAGAAGCAGCTGGAGAGCCTGCTCGACTCGCTCTCCGAGCGCGAGGCGGGCGTCATCCGCATGCGCTTCGGCCTCGGCGACGGGATGCCGAAGACGCTCGACCAGATCGGCGACACCTTCGGTGTGACGCGTGAGCGCATCCGCCAGATCGAGTCGAAGACGATGGCGAAGCTGCGTCACCCGTCGCGCTCGCAGTCGCTGCGCGACTACCTCGAGTAA
- a CDS encoding DNA topoisomerase IV subunit A, translating into MTPADDKPAAGTTERIEDVDVTTEMQGSFLEYAYSVIYSRALPDARDGLKPVQRRILYMMTEMGLRPDRGHVKSARVTGEVMGKLHPHGDGAIYDALVRMAQDFTLRVPLVDGHGNFGSLDDGPAAARYTEARLAAAALAMTEDLDEDVVDFVPNYDNQLMQPDVLPAAFPNLLVNGASGIAVGMATNMAPHNLIEVVGAARHLLENPDATLDDLMEYVPGPDLPGGGTIAGLAGVRDAYATGRGSFRMRAKVTVESITARKSGLVVTELPYLVGPEKVIEKIKDGVNAKKLNGISDVTDLSDRQNGLRLVIGLKTGFSPEAVLEQLYRYTPLEEGFAINNVALVAGGPQTLGLTDLLQVYLDHRISVVTRRSQFRLARRKERLHLVEGLLIAILDIDEVIQVIRTSDDTEQARGRLMQVFDLSTLQADYILELRLRRLTKFSRIELETERDQLRREIDELEALLASRQAINDLVSDELERVAATFGTPRRTLLTEAKPSIAGASRSKAANVQLEVADVPTRVFLSTTGRILRVDAVSGADGAEGGLDRIQAPARRSKHDAILSQLDTTSRSEIGAVTNRGRLIRFSPVDLPAVPANSIQLAAGVKVGDYLALADKKERILALASLDSERTIALGTAQGVVKRVAAGDWANKPEFEIISLKDGDEVVGATTVTDADELVFVASDAQLLRFAASSVRPQGRAAGGMAGINLGAGARVIYFGAVSAEEAETAVVATIAASDATLPGADPGTAKVSDFAEFPAKGRATGGVRAQRFLKGESELVLAWAGPAPAHAVAPDGVARTLPEGGSRRDGSGTPLDTVVGSIGRRIG; encoded by the coding sequence ATGACACCTGCAGACGACAAGCCCGCCGCCGGAACGACGGAACGCATCGAAGACGTCGATGTCACGACCGAGATGCAGGGCTCGTTCCTCGAATACGCCTACTCGGTGATCTACTCGCGGGCCCTCCCGGACGCCCGCGACGGCCTCAAGCCCGTGCAGCGCCGCATCCTCTACATGATGACGGAGATGGGCCTGCGCCCGGACCGCGGCCACGTCAAGTCGGCACGTGTGACCGGTGAGGTCATGGGAAAGCTGCACCCGCACGGCGACGGCGCCATCTACGACGCCCTGGTGCGGATGGCGCAGGACTTCACCCTCCGCGTCCCGCTGGTCGACGGGCACGGCAACTTCGGTTCGCTCGACGACGGCCCCGCGGCCGCCCGGTACACCGAGGCGCGCCTGGCCGCCGCGGCGCTCGCGATGACCGAGGACCTCGACGAGGACGTCGTCGACTTCGTCCCCAATTACGACAACCAGCTGATGCAGCCGGACGTGCTGCCCGCCGCCTTCCCCAACCTCCTCGTCAACGGCGCGAGCGGTATCGCCGTCGGAATGGCCACGAACATGGCGCCGCACAACCTCATCGAGGTCGTCGGCGCCGCCCGGCACCTCCTCGAGAACCCGGACGCCACCCTCGACGACCTGATGGAGTACGTCCCCGGCCCCGACCTCCCCGGCGGTGGGACGATCGCCGGGCTCGCCGGTGTGCGCGACGCCTACGCCACCGGCCGCGGCAGCTTCCGCATGCGCGCCAAGGTGACCGTCGAATCCATCACCGCCCGCAAGAGCGGCCTCGTCGTCACCGAGCTGCCCTACCTGGTGGGCCCGGAGAAGGTGATCGAGAAGATCAAGGACGGCGTCAACGCCAAGAAGCTCAACGGCATCTCCGACGTCACCGACCTCTCCGACCGCCAGAACGGCCTCCGACTGGTCATCGGCCTCAAGACCGGGTTCAGCCCGGAGGCGGTGCTCGAACAGCTGTACCGGTACACGCCGCTCGAAGAGGGCTTCGCGATCAACAACGTCGCCCTGGTCGCCGGCGGACCGCAGACGCTCGGCCTGACCGACCTGCTGCAGGTGTACCTCGACCACCGCATCAGCGTGGTCACCCGCCGCTCGCAGTTCCGCCTCGCCCGCCGCAAAGAGCGGCTGCACCTGGTCGAGGGCCTGCTCATCGCCATCCTCGACATCGACGAGGTCATCCAGGTCATCCGCACCTCGGACGACACGGAGCAGGCGCGCGGACGCCTGATGCAGGTGTTCGACCTCAGCACGCTGCAGGCCGACTACATCCTCGAGCTGCGGCTGCGCCGCCTCACCAAGTTCAGCCGGATCGAGCTCGAGACCGAGCGCGACCAGCTCCGCCGCGAGATCGACGAGCTGGAGGCGCTGCTCGCGTCGCGTCAGGCCATCAACGACCTCGTGTCGGACGAGTTGGAGCGGGTCGCCGCCACCTTCGGCACCCCGCGCCGCACCCTGCTCACCGAGGCCAAGCCGTCGATCGCCGGAGCATCGCGCAGCAAGGCGGCGAACGTACAGCTCGAGGTCGCCGACGTGCCCACGCGCGTGTTCCTGTCGACGACCGGGCGCATCCTGCGCGTGGACGCGGTCTCGGGCGCCGACGGAGCGGAGGGCGGCCTCGACCGCATCCAAGCGCCGGCACGCCGCAGCAAGCACGATGCCATCCTGTCGCAGCTGGACACCACCAGCCGCAGCGAGATCGGCGCCGTGACGAACCGCGGCCGGCTCATCCGCTTCTCCCCCGTCGACCTTCCCGCGGTGCCGGCGAACTCCATCCAGCTGGCAGCGGGGGTGAAGGTCGGCGACTACCTCGCGCTCGCCGACAAGAAGGAGCGCATCCTCGCGCTCGCGTCACTCGACTCGGAGCGCACGATCGCGCTCGGCACCGCGCAGGGTGTCGTCAAGCGCGTGGCGGCGGGCGATTGGGCGAACAAGCCGGAGTTCGAGATCATCTCGCTCAAGGACGGCGACGAGGTCGTCGGCGCCACGACGGTCACGGACGCGGACGAGCTCGTGTTCGTCGCCAGCGACGCCCAGCTGCTGCGATTCGCCGCGTCGAGCGTGCGTCCTCAGGGCCGCGCGGCCGGCGGCATGGCGGGAATCAACCTCGGTGCGGGCGCGCGCGTCATCTACTTCGGCGCCGTCTCGGCCGAGGAGGCGGAGACAGCGGTGGTCGCGACCATCGCTGCCAGCGACGCCACGCTTCCCGGCGCCGACCCCGGCACGGCGAAGGTCAGCGACTTCGCGGAGTTCCCGGCGAAGGGACGCGCGACCGGCGGTGTGCGCGCGCAGCGGTTCCTCAAGGGCGAGAGCGAGCTGGTGCTCGCCTGGGCCGGCCCGGCGCCCGCTCACGCGGTCGCGCCGGACGGCGTCGCGCGGACCCTCCCCGAGGGCGGCTCGCGGCGCGACGGCTCGGGCACCCCGCTGGACACGGTCGTCGGCTCCATCGGCCGCCGCATCGGCTGA